The following is a genomic window from Hemitrygon akajei chromosome 6, sHemAka1.3, whole genome shotgun sequence.
GCTTCAGTGCAAGGACGTTCTTTACATCTGCTTAATCAGTGTACTTGGCATTCTTCCAGTAATCAAATCTGCTAGTCTGAAGTTTGTCAGGTCTTGGCTTCTATCGGCATAATGTTGCACGAACACTGTTGGCAAAGCACTCTGGGACaatacaggttccattttgttacTACAAGTACATTCCAATAGTAGAAATATTCAATTCTAGAGGTCATATAGCTGGTTGGTGGGGTGGAAATAcatctaccaaagaaggtgtagggcactccttccctccgctagcctgcaggtcatccatgggcaaggtgtagcacctgcttagctccccctgATCGGggcacatgaagccatgggagcaggtggtggatggtcgtatgagcagctggtgcagatcacaagtcctggttatgcgaccactgacaccaggcagacaatctctgaagagtgttgataacggctggggtcacccgtcttataaagacactgcccagaagaaggcaaaccacttctgttgtaaaattgccaagaacagtcatggccaAAGACCATGACTCATAATGATGATGGTGATCTTTATTGATAGCCTACAAAGCGACGTTTTCACAGTACCTCAatgcacgtgacaataataagccaataacttttaaggtgagaaggggaaagtttaaaaggTGACTTGAGGGGCAAGGCCTGGAAGAGGCTGCCAGGAgttgtgatggaagcagatattaATGACCATGAGGTAGGTGTGTGGAACTTGCTGCCAGGGGTACCAATGGGGCAGATACATTGCAAAACATTTAAAAGACTGTTAGGTGGGCAAAATTGAGGGGATGGTGGGACcgaagggtcagattgatcttagagtaatttaaaaggtaatcatagtattatgggctgaagggcctgtgctgttcaATGGTGTTTGAGGCTGCTGGCTAGACAcaagaatatgcagggaatggaggagtATGGTTTATCCACAGGCAGGAGAGATTTAAgttcaaccttgagattcatctcctttacaggcagccacaaaacaaagaagcccaatagaacccatttaatAAAGCTCCActagcacccaatgtgcagagagggaaaaaaagcaagtggtgcaaacaataaaagaaagTAAAAAGCATTCAGAACGCAAGTTTACAAacaccctgatcttttcaatctTGCCCAGCGATTAAATCATCCAAACCATGGGTCATTCCTTGCTCTCAGGCCCGGGCCCTGCTATCTCGATTCAGCCCATGCCTGACCTTTCagcacagatattgtgggctgaagggcctgttacttttTATTGTCTGACCCAATGCCTGTACATGATTTTAGGGTGTCCCCTGTTCACCATTCCTTCTCTGCTCCAGAGCTGATTGGGCTCTTTTGTTGTCTCTCTAGGACTCGACAAGATCGGTGCAGCAACTTAAGGACTTTCTTGGAGATTTGTTGATCCTGGGATCACTCCAGGTAAAGAGGGTCTGTAATTAGTGAGCTAAGCTGGGTGAGAATTAATGTTACGCTTGTTTAAGACCCAGGAAGGGAGTCTCCTAAGTATCAGACATTACTGGGAATTACCTGGAAataaaagttcgaagtaaattttattatcaaagtacatttatgtcaccatatacaacgctgagattcattttcctgtgagcatactcagcaaatccatagAATGGTAACTattacaggatcaatgaaagatcaaccagagtgcaaactgtgcaaatgcaaatataattaaatggcaataaataatgagaaaatgAGATAGtgaatccttaaagtgaggtaATTTGTtttgggagcatttcaatgatggggcaagtaaacaTAGTTATCCTCCTTTGGttgaagaacctgatggttgaggggtgggtaataactgttcttgaacctggtggtgcgagtcctgaggcgcttgtgccttcaacctgatggcagcagtgagaaaagagcatggcctgggtggtggcaatctttgatgatggatgctgctttcctatgacagtgtttcatgtagatgtgctcaatggttgggagggctttgtatgtgatgtactgggccaaatccattacctGCTAAGGATTTAATATTCAAAGGCATTTAGTGTTCCCATACTAGGAGTATGGAGTCAGTCAATTTTCTCTCcagtacacatctatagaagtttgtcaaagttttaaatgttatgccaaatctccgcagactcctaaggaagtagaggggctaccGTGCTCTCGTCGCTATTGTACTTGCATGCTGAAGTgaaaggctatgtgggagggaagggttaaattgactaggttaaaaggatggcacaacattatgggctgaagggcctgtatcgtgctgttcTATTACTATATTTCCATCGTGGGGGAGGTgcaggagccagaagacacactctcaatgattcaggaacagcttcttcccctctgtcatccgatttctgaacagaccagaacccgtgagcactacctcactgttcctcttttagacgatttatttattttgtactttAATGTGATTTTGTGTCTTTGCAcaatactgctgttgcaaaacgcGGCTCACGTCATATAagctgtactgactggaattctgaagaatgaagggggacctCATTGAGACCTATCGAATGgggaaaggcctcgatagagtggatgtggagaggatgtttcctgtggtgggagagtctaagaccagaggacacagcctcagaatagagggacgtccatctagaatggagatgaggaatttctttagtcagagagtggtgaatctgtggaatgcattgccacaggcagctttggaggccaagtcataggggatatataaggtggaggttgataggttcttgattagtcagggcacaaagggatatggaaggaagcaggagattggggttgagagggaagatggataagccatgaagaaatggtggagcagatttgatgagccaaatggcctaattctcctctatcttatggttttatggtcttaagacagtgataataaagctgaggCCAATTCTGGTTGAGAAGAATGAAGATAACCTATTGGTAACTATTTATATTGTCACGTGTCCCGATATACAGCAAAAAGCTTTTGGTTTGTACGCCATCCAGACTAATCATTCCGTACTTTTGGGGCGTcacggtaacatagtggttagcctGACACTGTTATATTGTCAGGTCcaatcccgccactgtctgtaaggactttgtaagttctccccatggtttcttccaagtgctctggtttcctcccaaatacgtatgggttggtaggttaattggtcagatggGTGTAAATGGGCAGTACGAGCCCGTTGGGCTGGacgggcctgttactgtgctgtatctctaaataaacaaaagtGTGGTATtgagcaaaagtctttggcacatactgtatatttagctagggtgcctaagacattgTTTTTGTTACTGTGTTTGTTAACGTGGAGCggagaacaagtttgtaaatctggcgggagcagagTATGTTGGGAACGGTGATGGTGGAGCGCCACGTTAGGGGTGTGCCAGGGATGGGGttatgtgggtgcagacacacccagccctgagatgccaggcaagatcatttgattccgaacaattgatttattgatcactacagaatgCCTTTCTGGTACTCCCTCCTCTGCCCTCTCACTTCccgttttcccaaccatgattcccctctccctgcccccttcccactctcagtccacaatagacacccagatcagaatcaggtttatcatcactcatatatgtcataaaatatgtgcaaaagtcttgagcACCCTagctgtgcctaagacttttgcacagtactgttcatCGAGGTGATAAAAAGGAATTCAGAATTAattgttactggtactgagaaaatgcagtgcaggctgaCACAGAAAGTGTAAGGGCCTCGAtagatagattgggagatcaagtcctgaagaagggtctgccCGAaacagttccatagatgctgcctgacctgctgagttcctccagtgctttgtgtgtgttgccttgggaGATCAAGGGTTCATTGTATGATAGGTCCATCCTAGAGTCTGATAATGGTGGGATAAGGCAGCGCAGTCGCATATCAGTCGCCTTACAGAGCCAATGATCATTGATCAGGGTTTAATTCCcgtggctgtctgtgaggagtttgtacatcctccccacgaccacgtgggtttcctccggatgctctggaTTTGAATTTGGCTGGCTGCATCCACCTAGCCAACTATTTTGGTTTCTTCTGCCCCCAGGGTTTCCGATACTTCCAGCCTTGGCTACGTGGCCGCGAGGAACTGCTGCTGTCTGTGGTAAACAAGGATCTCGTAAGTATTTCAATGGGGGTCGCCTACTCCTCCCATCCTCCTCGCTGCTCAAGTCCAGCCGGTTTCTAAagcaccttctcaccacctcagGACAGCCCAAGGGGTATAGCAGCTGACTGCGGCCAGTCCAAGCCTTACGTTGCCCATCCTGTCCTCATCCTCCCCTTGTGAAGGAGGACATTCAGACCATCAAGACTAGACTGAGGCAGCAAGGAGTATAGATGGAGgccatggaggggagggttgtttctgtgatgtgctgagcggTGTCTTCAGTTCTCAGCAGTTTTTATGGTCACAAGCAGAGCTATTCAGCCAAAacgaccacaaccttgtcatagggtttggaggcttgtacgCCTCATTAACCCGGAGCTATGTTGACTGCGGTCCGGGCTTTATGCTTCGactcttggtagagtcacccatgccaaacaggtcaaagggtagaggtcagaccaagagtggtccaccggtccttcaggatcgggggttcagctcagggctaacaatcctgactggtaaaacaaaattgttacaggacCAGCAGCGAAgaacccttctacatctgagtgtgacagtattcccgagtctccacccgaGTCACGACAAAGGaggccctgaacaccaccagagatggaggaccttcattgctgccctactcaccagtggtgtaatgggcagtaagcagAACAATAGGCATCCCGAACTGTGAGGCATcaaataggatgctttctatggtgcgtcGATAAACGTTGGTGAGGTTCGATGGGGACTTGccagatttctttagcctccggaggaagtagaggagctggTGAGCCATGGTGTCCACGTGATTGGTTCAGGACATGCTGTTGGTGCTGTGATTTTTGTCTTACTGTGAATCATAGTAACtgtcctccctctctgtgacagAGCTGGAAAATAGCTCGTGGTGCCAGGGTCCCCATCACCTCTCCCACCGAGAGCCATGGATTCGGACAGACGCCGCCAGGTGACCCCTCTCCGCTGATGCCCCTGCGGTTGCAGAAGAGGTAACGTCAACTCCCcagcttctcccccccccccccccccccccaaacatctATGCTGGGAATCTCATGAGCTGGACGGGGGTGTGGGGGGCAAAAACAGCCCAAACCAGAAGGAGCAAATTTCACaccaatgaccccccccccaccccccgtggaCTCTGGAGAACTGAGATTTAGAATGGGAGAGGTCAGGTTCAGCATCCAGAGAGAGCAGGAGAACAGGTTAGCAATGTACCTCAAGCCTGTTCGACTGTTCTGAAAGATCTGATTGTAATTCCACCaatgaacaggcccttcagcccaccctaTCTTTGCCAGCCATGACACCAATCCAAAGTAATCCCATCAGTCTGCATACAGTCCACTCCCTCCATTTTGTTTGcatacctgtccaagtacctCCTACATAATGTATCTGGTGCCACAACCTCTTCGGGTTGCCTATTCCGGGCACCCAGCTCTCTGTAAAATAAAATACTTACCCCACACATCCCCTTTAaagtttccccctctcaccttaaagctgtgccctctagtaatTGATATTTCTACTCGAGAACAAGAATCTGACTGTCAGCCcctatcgatgcctctcataGTTTTATTAAACTCTTGTCAGGCCTCTGCCGCTCCATAGAAAACAACCAAGTTTGCGCAATCTCTCCTTTTAGCTCTTGCTCTCTCTCATCCAGGCGACCCtgttctgcgccctctccagagcccccacacccttcctgtaatggtgtgaccagagctgtacacaaGTGTGGTCTGCCTCTCGGTTCTATACTGCTACAGGATGATCTGTTCATTTTATTTTGCGATATAGGCGGAGTTGGCCCTTCCAGGCTTCAAGCCAAGCTGCCCCAGTAATCCCCGACAAACCCGATaaactaatcacgggacaatttataaggACCAATTACCCTTCTTTGgattttgggaggaaactggagcacctggaggaaagtcCACGCGCTCCGTGGGGAGGACGTACGGACCTCTTAATgacagcgctggaattgaactccaacctccagaatgccccaagcattgtgctaagcactacgctactgtggtgcccaATCTGGTGCTGGAGCTACGAAGGCACAGCAGCCTTTCCATTAAACCCAGAAGACACAGGAgtgaaattaggccatttggttcattgaGTCTACACCACCATCTGATCGAGAGTATGCCTTGACAGTGGCCACACACATCACCGGGCTGAGAAGGGCAGGAGGGACATGGCAAAGAGTCTGAAATCAGAAGGCACAgccctctagaacagagatgaggaagtatTTCTCAATCccaacctttgataccctttctaatcaagaacctatcaacctctgttttggcctccatagctgtctgtatCTACAAATTCTGCAGAtctaccaccctctggcgaaagaaattcctcctcatctctgttatagaGGGCTATGCCCTCAGGTCTTAATCTCTTCAActcttgaaaacatcctctccatgtcccctCTACTTTTCCCACCCAGGCAACGTGTGTGGCCACCGTCAAGGCATACTGATCCACAGCCCTCCCCAGTTTGTGAAGGTCACATTTCTGCAGCCAACTTCTCTTGTGAGCATCACAGACCCCCACACCCCCAGCACTGATCCATGACTGCCTGTTCCCACCATGTGGGCCACCATGTCCCTCCTTTGACCCCCGCCTTCTCTTCCACTGCTAAGCCATTGCCCTGTCTAGGTGAGGCACCATGAGAAGCACGGCACTGTGGGTAGAGAGGCACCATGAGAAGGGCACTGTGGGCAGAGAGGGTCGATGAGAAGAAGGGCTCTGTAAACAAAGGGACATCATGGATAGAGAGCCATCATGGGAAGAAGTACTCTAGGCAGAGAGGCACCATGGGAAGAAGTACTCTGGGTGGAGGAGCATCATGGGAAGAAGTACTCTGGGCAGAGGGGCACCATGGGAAGAGGGACAGTGGCCCTTTGCTGGCATCATTGGCTCAACTGGCCGCACACTCTGGTTTCAGGTCTCACGATGGCGATGGTCTAACGTAATGATGGTAACCTTCCAACCCTGAGCCTTCCTGCCTCCCTCTGCCCTCCTTTACACCCGTTTTTCTCCTGCTCTCCACTCTTCCTCCCCGTTCCTTCTCTCCTTCTACTGCATTTAACGGTCTGTTCTCTGCTCTCAGGACCTCTGGAAATGGACAGGGGGATGTGGGTCTCCCCCCAGCCTCGCCCTGTGATCATGAGGTAGTCGTCCCCGTGAGTAACTCCGTGATCCACCCACGTATTCCAGTGTGTTTACCTATGTCCCAGTGTGTTTAAAACCTCTATCCCAGTTTAACCCGTGTTTGCATCCTCTGTCCCAGTGCATTCACCCCCCCATGACAGTGTTTAccctgtcacccccccccccccccccccgggtgacCCATTCTCGGATCCATGGTCGGTGTCTGTGTGAAGCCCACCAGCTCCATGTTTGCCCCTGCAGGGCCCAGACTGCACCCTCTTCCTGCTGACCGGGTACACCACATACCAGCAGCCGTTGGTCTGGCTCCGCTCTCACCACCCACACCTGCTCAGGTCTGCAGCCGGCGATGGGGCTGACAACGACATCCCGCTACGGCTGGAGTCCACTGCTGGCTGGCATCGAAATGGTAACTGCCCACTGTGTCTCACTCGCGGTGCCTCCCGGCCATATCTCGCCTCTCACCACCTTGTTTGACCGTCCTGTCACAGCACGATGCCTCATCACCGTGTCTCACCCCTGTACCTCACCTCTCACCAGCGTGTCTCACACCACGTCTCATCTGCCTCCCGCCCCCTCGCCTTGCCTCTCGCTTCCTGCCCCAccatccccctctccctgtcacctcctcactctgtCTTTGCCTCAGCTGTGCAGATCTGGGAGATAGTGTCCGAGCTGGTGTCCCTCTGCACGTGGCCTCCTCCCTCTAACCCGTTCACCCTGGACTTGCGCCACTTGGAGTCGCTTCCTCTGACTGAGAGGTTCCTCGCTACAGGTGCCCTGACCAGCTTTCTACAGAAACTCGTGATACATGGAGATTGGGAGCAGCCGTACCACAGCAAAGGTGGGTCTGGGGAAGTCCTTTGAAATCCCTTCTTGTCCCAGTGCAtgtggtggtgggtgctgatagTACGACTgacatagcccccccccccccccccccgagacacCCAGAGAGTGACAATGTTGCTTCAATGAATCTACTTGCCTTTGGTCTTTTGGTGACAGATATACCAGGTTTCTCCCTGGGATTGTAGAATTATTTGAACCACAATGGAAACCCCTTGGCACAGATACAGCATTGaaccagaccctttggcccatctcatccatgctgtcCATGCTGCCTACATGAGCTCATCACATATCCCTCAAAATCTTTCCTATCCCGTTCCTGTCCAAATATTTTTTAAGTCTCATAGcatctgcctcaactacttcttCTGATCACCCATTTCACACATCCACTACCATCTGTGCCAGTCAGATCCTCTTttcatctctctcctctcccttctcaCCTAAAGCCTATGCCCTCCAGTTTTACACTCCCCTGACCTGGGGAAAAGACCGTGACCATCCACATTATCTACTCCCCCTTGAttcttactgtttatttattgaggtacaacaCTGATTAGACCCATCTGGCCCTTTGAGTTGTACCACCCAACAATCCCCCGATTTTATCCATGTAGCaacgtacaatgaccaattaacctcccaaccggtacatctttggactgggggagaaaacccgtgcaaactccttacaggcatcggtgggaattgaacctgggtcactggtactgtaaagtgttgtgctaatcactatgctactgtgccgccctAATTTATAAAGttctatcaggtcatccctcagcctccttcgcTCCAGGGAAAAAAATAACTCAGctatctctccctgtctctctttaTAACTTGCGGCCTCTAATCCCAGCACTATCATGAATCTTTTTGGCACCCTTTAGATGAATGGTGGTTGAAGAATTGGTGCAAGGGGAAGGGTTTCAAATCTGGGGATCATTGGGGAAGGTATCACCTGTGGTGAGGTAGAGATACGTCTCTATCAAATGGatgtaaagtgctccttccctccgctagtctgtaggtcacccttgggcaaggtgtagcacctgcttaccccTCATCCCACCACCGATCAGTGTCATTtgaagccatgggatcaggtggtggatggttgtttgagcagctggtggatgtcacaagtcctggttatgcgaccactgacaccaggcagacaatctctgaagagtatttatAATGACTGGAGTCACCAGTCTTGTAATGACCCTGCCACGTGGACGTCAATTATACAGTGAAAGGTGTAATTTGTATTAACTATCAATACACATAgttcgagtggacagccagatacattttcccagagcagaaatggttaatacgaGGGGGCTACATTTCAAGGTGAGTGGAGTAAAGTACagtggggggatgtcagagataggtttttaGGCAcggagtgctgaggaagcaaaacTCACTGCCagaggtgatggtagaggcagatacatcagggatatttaatagactcctagataggcacatggagggcTGTGCAGGAGAGGTAGATTGGAATTAGAGTAGCTTAAAGGGTTAGCACAGCACAGAGGGCCGAAAGGCCAGCACTATAAGTATCCCTCCCAACCATTGCgtacatctgcatgaaatgctgatgtgggaaagcagcacccatcatcaaagatcctcaccacccaggccatgctcttttctcacttctgccatcgggaagaaggtacaagagcctcaggactcacaccaccaggttcaagaacagttattaccccttaaccatcaggctcttgaaccaaagggggtaacttcactcacctgagatgtccccacaaccaatgatctcactttaacaaCACTacatcttgttatctcatgttcttgctatttacttacatttgcatttgcagtttttttgttttgtatacTCTACTTGATCttccattgataataaatttactttgaagtttccGTCACAGGTGCAGTTGCGCGCTCGTACCAGTAGTTGGCAACGCGCGGTGGGTTTCTTCCATTGCtcaggtggggggtggggggtggtttcTTCTCCTGGGAGTGGATGGTCCCTTGGCCTCTTTGCCGCTGATTGGAGGATGTTTGCTGTCTTTCAGTGCTGGAGGACCTGGAGACTCTAAACAGGCTTCACGTCAAGGCCCTGCTCGAgatgcagaggctgaggggagggcgAAGAGGAGGC
Proteins encoded in this region:
- the LOC140729329 gene encoding uncharacterized protein isoform X5; protein product: MNSTAEDSTRSVQQLKDFLGDLLILGSLQGFRYFQPWLRGREELLLSVVNKDLSWKIARGARVPITSPTESHGFGQTPPGDPSPLMPLRLQKRTSGNGQGDVGLPPASPCDHEVVVPIWEIVSELVSLCTWPPPSNPFTLDLRHLESLPLTERFLATGALTSFLQKLVIHGDWEQPYHSKVLEDLETLNRLHVKALLEMQRLRGGRRGGRRRTGERQRLTLQRVSGQRPSGRNIRNKDLLYLSHVY
- the LOC140729329 gene encoding uncharacterized protein isoform X4, which translates into the protein MNSTAEDSTRSVQQLKDFLGDLLILGSLQGFRYFQPWLRGREELLLSVVNKDLSWKIARGARVPITSPTESHGFGQTPPGDPSPLMPLRLQKRTSGNGQGDVGLPPASPCDHEVVVPGPDCTLFLLTGYTTYQQPLVWLRSHHPHLLRSAAGDGADNDIPLRLESTAGWHRNGALTSFLQKLVIHGDWEQPYHSKVLEDLETLNRLHVKALLEMQRLRGGRRGGRRRTGERQRLTLQRVSGQRPSGRNIRNKDLLYLSHVY
- the LOC140729329 gene encoding uncharacterized protein isoform X1, which codes for MNSTAEDSTRSVQQLKDFLGDLLILGSLQGFRYFQPWLRGREELLLSVVNKDLSWKIARGARVPITSPTESHGFGQTPPGDPSPLMPLRLQKRTSGNGQGDVGLPPASPCDHEVVVPGPDCTLFLLTGYTTYQQPLVWLRSHHPHLLRSAAGDGADNDIPLRLESTAGWHRNAVQIWEIVSELVSLCTWPPPSNPFTLDLRHLESLPLTERFLATGALTSFLQKLVIHGDWEQPYHSKVLEDLETLNRLHVKALLEMQRLRGGRRGGRRRTGERQRLTLQRVSGQRPSGRNIRNKDLLYLSHVY
- the LOC140729329 gene encoding uncharacterized protein isoform X2, which translates into the protein MNSTAEDSTRSVQQLKDFLGDLLILGSLQGFRYFQPWLRGREELLLSVVNKDLSWKIARGARVPITSPTESHGFGQTPPGDPSPLMPLRLQKRTSGNGQGDVGLPPASPCDHEGPDCTLFLLTGYTTYQQPLVWLRSHHPHLLRSAAGDGADNDIPLRLESTAGWHRNAVQIWEIVSELVSLCTWPPPSNPFTLDLRHLESLPLTERFLATGALTSFLQKLVIHGDWEQPYHSKVLEDLETLNRLHVKALLEMQRLRGGRRGGRRRTGERQRLTLQRVSGQRPSGRNIRNKDLLYLSHVY
- the LOC140729329 gene encoding uncharacterized protein isoform X3, giving the protein MNSTAEGFRYFQPWLRGREELLLSVVNKDLSWKIARGARVPITSPTESHGFGQTPPGDPSPLMPLRLQKRTSGNGQGDVGLPPASPCDHEVVVPGPDCTLFLLTGYTTYQQPLVWLRSHHPHLLRSAAGDGADNDIPLRLESTAGWHRNAVQIWEIVSELVSLCTWPPPSNPFTLDLRHLESLPLTERFLATGALTSFLQKLVIHGDWEQPYHSKVLEDLETLNRLHVKALLEMQRLRGGRRGGRRRTGERQRLTLQRVSGQRPSGRNIRNKDLLYLSHVY